A section of the Terriglobales bacterium genome encodes:
- a CDS encoding VIT1/CCC1 transporter family protein: protein EEVRPVVAAMAKRPKAWIDFMMRFELGLEKPDPRRAVTSASTIAGSYIAGGFIPLAPYILLPQAHTALSLSVTVTLLALGIFGYIKGHYTGARPFRSALQTVLIGGVAAAAAFGLARLFT from the coding sequence CGAGGAGGTGCGTCCGGTGGTGGCGGCCATGGCCAAACGCCCCAAGGCGTGGATCGATTTCATGATGCGCTTCGAGCTGGGTCTGGAGAAGCCCGACCCCAGGCGCGCGGTCACCAGCGCCTCCACCATCGCCGGCTCGTATATCGCCGGAGGCTTCATCCCGCTCGCGCCTTACATACTGCTGCCGCAGGCCCACACCGCTCTCTCGCTCTCGGTGACGGTGACTCTCTTGGCGCTGGGCATCTTCGGTTACATCAAGGGCCACTACACTGGCGCCCGCCCCTTCCGCAGTGCTCTCCAGACCGTGCTGATCGGAGGGGTGGCCGCCGCTGCCGCCTTCGGCCTGGCACGCCTGTTCACCTGA